In the Staphylococcus sp. IVB6240 genome, one interval contains:
- a CDS encoding polysaccharide biosynthesis protein has protein sequence MSENKELVRGTFLLTVSILITKILGILYVIPFYRIIGGADNLAPYNYAYGPYNIAIAVATAGVPLAASKYVAKYNALGAYRVSQKLYKSSFIVMGITGVLGFVMLYALSPTIAAITVTNNSDQSAGWTADQITSVIRTISFVVIFIPILATWRGVFQGYKSMGPTAVSEVIEQIARIIFILVGSYLVLNVFDGSMLLANSIATFGAAIGAIAAILTLWWYWIKRRKGIQEMVASDTTGIDVSYKNMYKEIISYSIPFVIVSLNYPLFMIVDQLTHNNALDVAGISSGMQDMYFTILNMTTNKIVMIPTSLAAGFAISLIPFITKTYEEGNYAEMHKQIQTSIGVLMFITVPASLGIMALAVPLYTVFYEYSLEGSRLLFIYAPVAILISLLSVIASMLQGINKQKLTVSIILGAVLIKLLLNHPLIVMFHTAGAILSTAIALSFAIIASFVVLRKYARFHFSDTFYDIGKILICGFLMMIIVEVVYFGLQFLISPASQFGALVITIICALEGVIVYTVLTFKTRLADKFLGDTANRIRRKLGFA, from the coding sequence ATGAGTGAAAATAAGGAGTTAGTACGGGGGACGTTTCTATTAACGGTAAGTATTTTAATCACTAAAATACTTGGGATTCTTTATGTAATTCCGTTTTACCGTATTATAGGAGGCGCTGATAATTTAGCACCTTATAACTATGCTTACGGCCCTTATAATATTGCGATAGCAGTTGCAACAGCTGGTGTTCCATTGGCAGCATCAAAATATGTTGCAAAGTATAATGCGCTTGGCGCGTATCGTGTCAGTCAAAAATTGTATAAATCGAGTTTTATTGTAATGGGAATTACAGGTGTACTTGGTTTTGTAATGTTGTATGCATTATCTCCAACCATTGCAGCAATAACAGTTACAAATAATTCGGATCAAAGTGCAGGTTGGACAGCAGATCAAATTACAAGTGTTATTCGTACCATTAGTTTTGTTGTTATCTTTATTCCGATTCTTGCGACTTGGCGAGGGGTTTTCCAAGGATATAAGTCTATGGGACCAACAGCAGTTTCTGAAGTCATTGAACAAATTGCACGAATTATTTTTATTTTAGTAGGAAGTTATCTAGTCTTAAATGTTTTTGATGGTTCTATGTTATTAGCGAACAGTATTGCAACATTCGGTGCGGCAATTGGTGCCATTGCAGCGATTCTAACGCTATGGTGGTATTGGATTAAACGTCGTAAAGGTATTCAAGAAATGGTTGCATCTGATACAACAGGTATTGATGTCTCTTATAAAAATATGTATAAAGAGATCATTTCATACAGTATTCCTTTTGTAATTGTGAGCTTAAACTATCCATTGTTTATGATTGTAGACCAATTAACACACAACAATGCATTAGATGTGGCTGGTATTTCATCTGGTATGCAAGATATGTATTTCACTATTTTGAATATGACAACAAATAAAATTGTCATGATACCGACATCACTAGCGGCAGGATTTGCAATTAGCTTAATTCCATTTATTACGAAAACATATGAAGAAGGTAATTACGCGGAAATGCATAAGCAGATTCAAACATCTATCGGTGTTTTAATGTTTATCACAGTTCCAGCATCATTAGGGATCATGGCGTTAGCAGTACCGTTATACACTGTCTTTTATGAATACAGCCTTGAAGGAAGTCGCTTGTTATTCATTTATGCACCTGTGGCAATATTGATATCATTGTTAAGCGTGATCGCTTCTATGTTACAAGGAATCAATAAGCAAAAACTCACAGTTTCTATTATATTAGGTGCTGTCTTGATTAAATTGTTATTGAACCACCCATTAATTGTTATGTTCCATACTGCGGGGGCAATACTTAGTACAGCCATTGCACTCTCGTTTGCGATTATTGCAAGTTTTGTCGTTCTAAGAAAGTACGCACGTTTCCATTTCTCAGATACGTTCTATGATATTGGTAAAATATTGATTTGTGGATTTTTAATGATGATTATTGTAGAAGTTGTTTACTTTGGGTTACAATTCTTAATTTCTCCGGCAAGTCAATTCGGTGCATTAGTTATTACGATTATATGCGCATTAGAAGGTGTGATCGTGTACACAGTTCTTACATTTAAAACAAGACTTGCTGATAAGTTTCTTGGTGATACAGCAAATAGAATTAGAAGAAAGTTAGGTTTTGCTTAA
- a CDS encoding phosphotransferase family protein codes for MEQFYQLGWTLDSAGGVSGEAYMAEQDGQKLFLKRNSNPFIAALSAEGIVPKLVWTKRIETGEVVTAQHWKNGRELDADEMGQARVAQLLKKIHRSQPLLTMLKRMEMAPITPEIMLHKINASLSREVLTHHVVRKALIYLEDHMPDLDPRFFTVVHGDVNHNNWLLSDKDELYLVDWEGAMIADWAIDIGMLLYNYVPESQWAQWLETYGVKETLDLKKRMKWYTVIQSIGMIQWSEEHKRFKEMNTWLEFLNDVMKSNLFI; via the coding sequence GTGGAGCAGTTTTATCAGTTAGGTTGGACGTTAGATTCAGCAGGTGGTGTATCTGGAGAAGCATACATGGCTGAACAAGATGGTCAAAAATTATTCTTAAAAAGAAATTCTAACCCATTTATTGCTGCCTTATCAGCTGAGGGGATTGTCCCTAAGCTTGTATGGACTAAAAGAATCGAAACCGGTGAGGTTGTTACAGCACAGCACTGGAAAAATGGCAGAGAATTAGATGCCGATGAAATGGGGCAAGCACGCGTTGCACAATTATTAAAGAAAATACATCGTTCCCAACCATTACTGACAATGTTAAAACGCATGGAAATGGCGCCGATTACACCGGAAATCATGCTGCATAAAATTAATGCCTCTCTATCAAGGGAAGTATTAACACATCATGTTGTTCGAAAAGCACTCATTTATTTAGAAGACCACATGCCTGACTTAGATCCAAGATTCTTCACAGTCGTACACGGAGATGTGAATCATAATAACTGGTTATTGTCAGATAAGGACGAGTTATATCTTGTTGACTGGGAAGGCGCAATGATTGCTGACTGGGCAATTGACATTGGTATGTTGCTCTACAACTATGTTCCAGAAAGTCAATGGGCACAGTGGTTAGAAACATATGGCGTCAAAGAAACACTTGATCTTAAAAAACGTATGAAGTGGTATACTGTGATTCAATCAATTGGTATGATTCAATGGAGCGAAGAACATAAGCGATTTAAAGAGATGAACACATGGCTTGAATTTTTAAATGATGTCATGAAAAGTAATTTATTCATATAA
- the dat gene encoding D-amino-acid transaminase, with amino-acid sequence MTKVLVNDVLVDEQEAKVAFNDRGYNFGDGIYEYVRLYDNKLFTAKEHFERLLRSAQEIGLDIDYTVESLTELVRKLAEANGVTDGGVYMQITRGAAPRDHAFPTPSVEPVFTAFVKEYERPTEKLQNGVSVVTTEDIRWLRCDIKSLNLLGNVLAKEYATKYNAAEAVLHRDGTVTEGASSNVFAVKDGVVHTHPANNLILNGITRRVIQWVCEDENITLNEEPFTVEFLKQADEVIFSNTSDEVMPVVKIDGDVVNDGEVGPITRKLQAGFERYIASHSH; translated from the coding sequence ATGACAAAAGTTTTAGTCAATGATGTATTGGTTGATGAACAAGAAGCAAAGGTAGCTTTTAATGACAGAGGGTATAATTTTGGAGATGGTATTTATGAATATGTACGTCTCTATGATAATAAATTATTTACAGCGAAAGAGCACTTTGAACGTTTATTAAGAAGCGCTCAAGAAATTGGGCTAGATATTGATTACACTGTCGAGTCATTAACAGAATTAGTGCGTAAGCTTGCTGAAGCAAATGGTGTGACAGATGGTGGTGTATATATGCAAATTACAAGAGGGGCTGCACCAAGAGATCATGCTTTCCCAACGCCTTCTGTTGAACCAGTCTTTACTGCATTTGTTAAAGAGTATGAACGTCCAACTGAAAAACTTCAGAATGGGGTATCAGTGGTGACAACTGAAGATATTCGATGGTTACGTTGCGACATTAAAAGCTTAAATTTATTAGGCAATGTACTTGCGAAAGAGTATGCAACGAAATATAATGCGGCAGAAGCGGTTTTACACCGTGACGGCACAGTAACAGAAGGTGCTTCGAGTAATGTCTTTGCAGTGAAAGATGGTGTCGTGCACACACACCCTGCAAACAATCTCATTTTAAATGGTATTACTCGACGTGTGATTCAATGGGTTTGTGAAGATGAAAATATCACTTTAAATGAAGAACCTTTTACAGTGGAATTTTTAAAACAAGCAGATGAAGTGATTTTTTCTAACACTTCAGATGAAGTCATGCCTGTTGTAAAAATTGATGGTGATGTTGTAAATGATGGCGAAGTGGGTCCAATTACACGTAAACTACAAGCAGGATTTGAACGTTATATTGCTTCACATTCACATTAA
- a CDS encoding NAD(P)/FAD-dependent oxidoreductase: MYQTIVIGGGPSGIMAAISASQNHQRVLLIEKKKGLGRKLKISGGGRCNVTNNLPYEEIIKNIPGNGKFLYSPFTLFDNQSIIQFFESRGLKLKEEDHGRMFPITDKSQDVLDILIAEMNKQQVEVIENSPVTSVAFSDAHYTVTLEDGHTHRAKSVVIATGGTSVPHTGSTGDGYPFAKSFGHTITELFPTEVPIKSNEAFIKAQTLKGLSLKDVGLSVLKKNGKKRITHQMDMIFTHFGISGPVALRCSQFIYKEQKQQKRQDIQIQLDVFPSINEEQLKQKIISLLKDQPDKIIKNALKGLIETRYLHFMIERAEIDLETTYHHLSAQQINQLAHLFKAFTFTVNGTLPIEKAFVTGGGVSIKEIVPTTMGSKLQDGLFLCGEVLDIHGYTGGYNITSALVTGYVAGYHAGQFEPITT; the protein is encoded by the coding sequence ATGTATCAAACAATCGTTATTGGTGGTGGTCCTAGTGGCATTATGGCTGCAATCTCTGCCAGTCAAAACCATCAACGTGTTTTACTTATCGAAAAAAAGAAAGGTCTCGGTCGTAAACTAAAAATTTCTGGTGGTGGCCGATGTAATGTAACCAACAACCTCCCTTATGAAGAAATTATAAAAAACATTCCTGGTAATGGGAAATTTTTGTATAGTCCTTTTACACTTTTTGATAACCAATCGATTATACAATTTTTCGAATCACGTGGACTTAAACTGAAAGAAGAAGATCACGGTCGAATGTTCCCGATAACTGATAAATCTCAAGACGTATTAGATATTTTAATTGCAGAAATGAACAAACAACAAGTAGAAGTTATTGAAAATAGTCCTGTGACATCCGTAGCTTTTTCTGACGCACATTATACAGTTACTTTAGAAGATGGTCACACACATCGTGCCAAATCTGTTGTCATTGCAACGGGTGGTACAAGTGTGCCACATACTGGTTCTACGGGTGATGGCTATCCATTTGCTAAATCTTTTGGTCATACCATTACAGAATTATTCCCTACTGAAGTACCCATCAAATCCAATGAAGCTTTTATTAAAGCACAAACGTTAAAAGGTTTAAGTTTAAAAGATGTCGGTCTATCCGTCTTAAAAAAGAATGGAAAAAAGCGTATCACGCATCAAATGGATATGATTTTTACTCATTTTGGTATCAGTGGACCTGTAGCACTTCGCTGTAGTCAATTTATCTATAAAGAACAAAAACAACAAAAGCGACAAGATATTCAAATACAGCTAGATGTTTTTCCTTCCATAAATGAAGAACAACTCAAACAAAAAATCATCAGTTTATTAAAAGATCAACCGGATAAAATCATTAAAAACGCGCTTAAAGGTCTCATTGAAACACGTTATTTACATTTTATGATTGAACGTGCAGAAATTGATTTAGAAACAACCTATCATCATCTTAGCGCACAACAAATTAATCAATTAGCACATTTATTCAAAGCATTCACTTTTACAGTAAATGGCACATTACCAATAGAAAAGGCTTTTGTCACTGGTGGTGGTGTCTCAATTAAAGAAATCGTTCCAACAACGATGGGCTCAAAACTACAAGATGGTTTATTCTTATGTGGAGAGGTACTTGATATCCACGGATATACAGGTGGTTACAATATTACAAGTGCCCTTGTAACAGGTTATGTTGCAGGCTATCATGCTGGACAATTTGAACCTATCACTACTTAA
- the pepV gene encoding dipeptidase PepV: protein MWREKVKEYEDQMIEDLKGLLAIPSVRNDDEATEDAPVGPGPKEALEYMYQLAKRDGFETFDTDHLAGRIEVGKGDDLFGILGHVDVVPAGDGWDSDPFTPVVTEDRIIARGTLDDKGPTIAAYYAVKILNDMKVDWKKRIHIIIGTDEESDWKCTDRYFQTEEMPSIGIAPDAEFPLIHGEKGITTFDIQQSALAQDDDEPEIELHHFKAGERYNMVPDEAYAQLLVKENMTHTIQQFEAFLTEHQLEGSHEVENGILKLTVYGKAVHGMDPSIGVNAGLFLIHFLNTLNLDQTALNWTAFSERYLYESHFGEKLGMKYHTDQMGDLTTNIGILTYDKSQGGSFGVNLRYPEGFDFDTEIRKFKDEVKALGFELKIGKVQQPHFVDPSDPFIQKLLTAYRNQTGDMSPSYTIGGGTYARNLDKGVAFGAMFDDSEDLMHQKNEYITKKQLFNATSIYLEAIYSICVEG, encoded by the coding sequence ATGTGGAGAGAAAAAGTTAAAGAATATGAAGATCAAATGATCGAAGACTTAAAAGGACTGCTAGCGATCCCATCGGTTAGAAATGATGATGAAGCAACGGAAGATGCACCGGTAGGTCCAGGTCCCAAAGAGGCGCTTGAATACATGTATCAACTTGCTAAGCGCGATGGCTTCGAAACGTTTGATACAGATCACTTGGCTGGTCGTATTGAAGTAGGTAAAGGGGATGACCTGTTTGGTATATTAGGTCATGTTGATGTTGTACCTGCTGGAGACGGCTGGGATTCTGATCCATTTACACCAGTTGTCACAGAAGATCGAATTATTGCCAGAGGAACTTTAGATGATAAAGGTCCAACCATTGCAGCGTATTACGCAGTTAAAATTTTAAATGATATGAAAGTAGATTGGAAAAAGCGTATTCATATCATTATTGGTACAGATGAAGAGTCTGATTGGAAATGTACGGACCGTTATTTCCAAACGGAAGAAATGCCTTCAATTGGTATTGCACCTGATGCAGAATTCCCACTCATTCATGGTGAAAAAGGGATTACAACATTTGACATCCAACAAAGTGCGCTTGCACAAGATGATGATGAACCAGAGATTGAGTTACATCACTTCAAAGCAGGGGAACGTTATAATATGGTACCAGATGAAGCATATGCACAGTTGCTAGTGAAGGAAAATATGACGCATACGATCCAACAATTTGAGGCATTTTTAACAGAACATCAACTTGAGGGTAGTCATGAAGTAGAGAATGGTATTCTAAAATTAACAGTTTACGGTAAAGCAGTGCATGGTATGGATCCATCTATTGGTGTGAATGCGGGACTATTTTTAATTCATTTCCTTAACACACTCAACCTTGATCAAACAGCACTTAATTGGACAGCCTTTAGCGAACGTTACCTTTATGAATCTCATTTTGGTGAAAAGTTAGGTATGAAATATCATACAGACCAAATGGGTGATTTAACAACGAATATTGGAATTTTAACATATGATAAATCACAAGGTGGTTCATTTGGTGTTAACTTACGCTATCCGGAAGGCTTTGACTTTGATACGGAAATCCGTAAGTTTAAAGATGAAGTGAAGGCACTTGGTTTTGAATTAAAAATAGGAAAAGTCCAACAACCTCATTTTGTTGATCCAAGTGATCCATTTATTCAAAAACTTTTAACAGCATATCGTAATCAAACAGGAGATATGTCACCTTCATATACAATCGGTGGTGGGACATACGCACGAAATCTTGATAAAGGGGTTGCATTTGGTGCGATGTTTGACGACTCAGAAGATTTAATGCATCAAAAAAATGAATATATTACGAAAAAGCAATTATTTAATGCGACGAGTATTTATTTAGAAGCGATTTATTCAATTTGTGTGGAGGGATGA
- a CDS encoding rhodanese-like domain-containing protein, with protein sequence MKEIQMDQLKEKLLSNEPVHVVDVREDEEVALGMIPDAKHIPMQEVPNHLDEFDTNKTYYIVCAAGARSARVVDYLTDHNIDAVNVEGGMKAWGDGGLTYDGI encoded by the coding sequence ATGAAAGAAATACAAATGGATCAGCTTAAAGAAAAGTTATTAAGCAATGAACCAGTACACGTTGTTGACGTGAGAGAAGACGAAGAGGTAGCTTTAGGGATGATTCCTGATGCTAAACATATTCCGATGCAAGAAGTACCAAATCATTTAGATGAATTTGATACAAACAAAACATATTATATTGTTTGTGCTGCTGGTGCAAGAAGTGCGAGAGTGGTTGATTATTTAACAGATCACAATATCGATGCAGTTAATGTTGAAGGCGGCATGAAAGCATGGGGCGACGGTGGTTTAACATACGACGGTATTTAA
- the trmB gene encoding tRNA (guanosine(46)-N7)-methyltransferase TrmB — MRMRHKPWAEDYLREHPDIVDIDCNHAKSVTKWFDNGQPIHIEVGSGMGQFITTLAAQNPDINYIAIERDKNVMIRVLDKVREKGLTNIKLLCNDAVVLTDYFETDEVARIYLNFSDPWPKTRHAKRRLTYHTFLTIYQQILHPDGDIHFKTDNRGLFAYSLESMSQYGMYFTKINLNLHEEDAENNIETEYEHKFSQKGSRIYRMEAKFHSPYNES, encoded by the coding sequence ATGAGAATGCGACATAAGCCATGGGCAGAAGATTATTTGCGTGAGCATCCAGACATTGTAGATATTGATTGTAACCATGCAAAGTCCGTAACGAAATGGTTTGATAATGGTCAACCAATTCATATCGAAGTTGGATCAGGTATGGGCCAATTTATTACAACACTTGCTGCTCAAAATCCAGATATCAATTATATTGCGATTGAACGCGATAAAAATGTCATGATTCGTGTATTAGATAAAGTAAGAGAAAAAGGATTAACCAACATCAAACTACTTTGTAATGATGCTGTCGTACTAACTGATTATTTTGAGACAGACGAAGTGGCACGTATTTATCTAAACTTCTCTGATCCATGGCCTAAGACACGTCATGCAAAGAGAAGGTTAACTTATCACACATTTTTAACTATCTACCAACAAATCCTGCATCCAGATGGTGACATTCATTTCAAGACTGATAACAGGGGACTGTTTGCTTATAGTCTAGAAAGTATGTCTCAGTACGGTATGTATTTCACAAAGATAAACTTAAATTTGCATGAAGAAGATGCAGAAAACAATATTGAAACAGAATATGAACATAAGTTTTCACAAAAAGGCTCACGTATCTATCGAATGGAAGCTAAGTTTCATTCACCTTATAATGAATCGTAA
- a CDS encoding YtxH domain-containing protein, whose product MANSKNVLKAAIGIGGAVAAVVLSNKNRRDKVKETYDQYKENPEEYKQLAQEKAAKFGSIATEEINKVKEDPKAYVDSIKQDPKAFINDKKSQLLDEKDQVPAVNEADFVSEGGGDASQNLNEKTKEVLKNKEENNK is encoded by the coding sequence ATGGCAAATTCTAAAAATGTATTAAAAGCAGCAATCGGTATTGGTGGCGCAGTTGCTGCAGTTGTTCTTTCTAATAAAAACCGTCGTGATAAAGTAAAAGAAACATATGATCAATATAAGGAAAATCCTGAAGAGTATAAACAACTTGCTCAAGAAAAAGCAGCGAAATTTGGATCAATTGCTACTGAAGAAATTAATAAAGTAAAAGAAGATCCAAAAGCTTATGTTGATTCAATTAAACAAGATCCAAAAGCCTTTATTAACGATAAGAAATCACAATTATTAGATGAAAAAGACCAAGTGCCAGCAGTAAATGAGGCTGACTTTGTATCTGAAGGTGGCGGAGATGCGTCACAAAATCTTAATGAGAAAACAAAAGAAGTTTTAAAAAACAAAGAAGAGAATAATAAGTAA
- a CDS encoding pseudouridine synthase translates to MRIDKFLANMGVGTRSEVKNLLKKGQVVVNDVVIKSPKQQIDPISDQVEVAGDRIIYEPFVYLMLNKPAGVISATEDDRHQTVIDLIDGYDHLDLFPVGRLDKDTEGLLLITNDGNFNHRIMSPNKHVPKRYFAELAHAVDKSAIQRFEEGITLKEGLLQPAHLEILPNTNQALVTITEGKYHQVKRMFHEVDNEVVYLKREAIGQLELDPLLHLGEYRKLTEKELSFFD, encoded by the coding sequence ATGCGAATTGATAAGTTTTTAGCAAATATGGGAGTGGGCACACGTTCAGAAGTTAAAAATTTATTAAAAAAAGGTCAGGTTGTTGTTAACGATGTGGTTATAAAATCACCGAAGCAACAAATTGATCCAATTAGTGATCAAGTAGAGGTAGCGGGAGATCGCATTATATATGAACCGTTTGTTTATTTGATGTTAAATAAGCCAGCAGGTGTGATTTCTGCTACTGAAGATGATCGTCATCAAACAGTGATTGATTTAATTGATGGGTATGACCATTTGGATTTATTTCCTGTTGGACGATTAGATAAAGATACAGAAGGCTTATTATTGATTACAAACGATGGAAATTTTAATCATCGTATTATGAGTCCGAACAAACATGTTCCGAAACGTTACTTTGCAGAGTTAGCACATGCTGTTGATAAAAGTGCGATACAACGATTTGAAGAAGGTATTACTTTGAAAGAAGGGCTTTTGCAACCCGCGCATCTAGAAATTTTACCAAATACAAATCAAGCGCTTGTTACAATAACTGAAGGGAAATATCATCAAGTTAAACGTATGTTTCATGAAGTGGACAATGAAGTCGTTTATTTGAAAAGGGAAGCGATTGGCCAGTTAGAGCTTGACCCATTATTGCATCTAGGTGAATATCGTAAACTTACAGAAAAAGAACTTAGTTTTTTTGATTAA
- the leuS gene encoding leucine--tRNA ligase, with the protein MNYDHKQIEKKWQKYWLENKTFKTEDNLGQKKFYALDMFPYPSGAGLHVGHPEGYTATDIISRYKRMQGYNVLHPMGWDAFGLPAEQYALDTGNDPADFTKANIQTFKRQIQELGFSYDWDREVSTTDPEYYKWTQWIFIQLYKKGLAYIDEIPVNWCEALGTVLSNEEVIDGVSERGGHPVVRRPMKQWVLKITEYADRLLEDLEDLDWPESIKDMQRNWIGRSEGARVRFDIASTNENVEVFTTRPDTLYGATFIVLSPEHQLVDEITTDEQIEKVRAYQQEAAKKSDLERTDLAKEKTGVFTGAYAIHPLSGAQIPVWIADYVLASYGTGAVMAVPGHDERDYEFAETFNLDVVNVIEHEEDTPVYTGDGRHVNSGDLDGLNNAEAIEKAIAILEEKGAGERKVNYKLRDWLFSRQRYWGEPIPVIHWEDGSMTTVPESELPLLLPKMDQIKPSGTGESPLANSEEFVNVVDEKTGMKGRRETNTMPQWAGSCWYYLRYIDPKNDQMLADPEKLKHWLPVDLYIGGVEHAVLHLLYARFWHKVLYDLGVVPTKEPFQKLFNQGMILGEGNEKMSKSKGNVVNPDEIVASHGADTLRLYEMFMGPLDASIAWSETGLDGARRFLDRIWRLFVTEDHKLSDKVVDEATPKLEQVYHQTVKKVTEDFESLNFNTAISQLMVFINEGYKADAINRVYVEGFVKMIAPIAPHIGEELWSILGHESTITYQPWPTFDEALLQADNVEIVVQINGKVRAKLEISKDTSREEMERIALEDENVQANLEGKEIKKVIAVPQKLVNIVAK; encoded by the coding sequence GTGAACTATGATCATAAGCAAATTGAAAAGAAGTGGCAAAAATATTGGTTAGAAAACAAAACATTTAAAACAGAGGATAACTTGGGACAAAAGAAATTTTATGCATTAGATATGTTTCCATATCCATCAGGTGCAGGATTACATGTAGGTCATCCTGAAGGCTACACAGCTACAGATATTATTTCACGATATAAGCGTATGCAAGGGTACAATGTATTACACCCAATGGGTTGGGATGCGTTTGGTTTACCTGCAGAACAATATGCGTTAGATACTGGAAATGATCCAGCTGATTTTACAAAAGCGAATATCCAAACATTTAAGCGTCAAATTCAAGAACTTGGATTTAGTTATGATTGGGATCGAGAAGTCAGCACAACTGACCCTGAATACTATAAATGGACACAATGGATTTTCATTCAACTTTATAAAAAAGGATTAGCTTACATCGATGAAATTCCAGTAAACTGGTGTGAAGCGCTTGGCACAGTTTTATCAAACGAAGAAGTCATTGATGGTGTATCTGAACGTGGTGGCCATCCAGTTGTTCGTCGTCCGATGAAACAATGGGTTTTAAAAATCACTGAATATGCAGATCGTCTATTAGAAGACTTAGAAGATTTAGATTGGCCTGAATCAATTAAAGATATGCAACGTAACTGGATTGGTCGTTCAGAAGGGGCACGTGTTCGCTTTGATATTGCATCAACAAATGAAAATGTAGAAGTATTCACAACACGTCCTGACACACTATATGGTGCAACGTTTATCGTATTAAGCCCGGAACACCAGCTTGTGGATGAAATTACAACAGATGAACAAATTGAAAAAGTACGTGCTTATCAACAAGAAGCAGCTAAAAAATCTGACTTAGAACGTACTGACTTAGCAAAAGAAAAAACAGGTGTATTTACAGGTGCTTATGCGATCCATCCATTATCTGGTGCACAAATTCCTGTATGGATTGCTGATTACGTGCTTGCATCATACGGAACAGGTGCTGTGATGGCAGTACCAGGTCATGATGAACGTGATTATGAATTTGCTGAAACATTTAACTTGGATGTTGTCAATGTCATCGAACACGAAGAAGATACGCCTGTTTATACAGGAGACGGTCGTCATGTGAATTCAGGTGACTTAGACGGATTGAATAATGCTGAAGCAATCGAAAAAGCCATTGCAATTTTAGAAGAAAAAGGTGCTGGTGAGCGTAAAGTTAACTATAAACTACGTGATTGGTTATTCAGTCGTCAACGTTATTGGGGTGAACCAATTCCAGTTATCCACTGGGAAGATGGATCTATGACAACAGTTCCTGAATCTGAATTACCACTATTGTTACCAAAAATGGATCAAATCAAGCCATCAGGTACTGGTGAATCACCACTTGCGAACAGTGAAGAATTTGTAAATGTTGTCGATGAAAAGACAGGTATGAAGGGACGTCGTGAAACAAATACGATGCCACAATGGGCAGGTAGCTGCTGGTACTACTTACGCTATATTGATCCTAAAAATGATCAAATGCTTGCAGACCCTGAAAAATTAAAACATTGGTTGCCTGTTGACTTATATATCGGTGGTGTTGAACATGCCGTGCTTCACTTATTGTATGCACGTTTCTGGCACAAAGTATTATACGATTTAGGTGTTGTACCAACAAAAGAGCCATTCCAGAAACTTTTCAACCAAGGTATGATTCTTGGTGAAGGTAATGAAAAAATGAGTAAGTCTAAAGGTAATGTTGTAAACCCTGATGAAATCGTTGCATCACATGGGGCGGATACATTACGCCTATATGAAATGTTTATGGGACCACTTGATGCTTCCATTGCATGGAGTGAAACTGGCTTAGATGGTGCACGTCGATTCTTAGATCGTATTTGGCGTTTATTCGTTACAGAAGATCATAAGTTATCTGACAAAGTGGTTGATGAAGCAACACCAAAATTAGAACAAGTGTATCATCAAACTGTTAAGAAAGTCACAGAAGACTTTGAATCATTGAACTTCAATACAGCGATTAGTCAGCTGATGGTATTTATTAACGAAGGATACAAAGCAGATGCGATTAACCGTGTCTATGTTGAAGGTTTTGTAAAAATGATTGCACCAATCGCACCGCATATCGGTGAAGAATTGTGGTCTATTTTAGGACATGAAAGTACAATTACGTACCAACCATGGCCTACATTTGATGAAGCATTGTTACAAGCAGATAATGTTGAAATCGTAGTACAAATCAATGGTAAAGTACGTGCGAAACTTGAAATCTCAAAAGATACATCAAGAGAAGAAATGGAACGTATTGCATTAGAAGATGAGAATGTTCAAGCAAACTTAGAAGGCAAAGAAATTAAAAAAGTCATTGCGGTACCACAAAAACTAGTCAATATTGTTGCGAAATAA